The genomic DNA GCCAATCAAAGCCGCCTCCAGTACGTGGACAGGGTTCCTTACGCTGGCGACCAGGACCTCGGTCTCATAGCCGTAATTTTCATAGATGGTCATAATCTGCTCAACGAGACTCATTCCCCTCTGACTGATATCATCCAGCCTCCCGATAAAAGGGCTGATGTAAGAGGCGCCCGCCTTGGCGGCCATGAGGGCCTGGATAGGCGAGAAACATAAAGTCACATTGGTACGGATCCCATCTTCGGAAAGGGTCTTCACAGCCCTGAGCCCTTCTTTAATGAGAGGGATCTTTACCACGATATTCTCCGCCAAAGCTGCCAGATCCCTCGCCTCCCGAACCATTCCCTCGGCATCAGTGCTGACGACTTCAGCATTCACCGGACCGTCTACAATACTGCAAATCTCCTGGATGAGTTCCTTGAAGTCCCGGCCCTCTCTGGCGACAAGACTGGGATTCGTGGTCACACCGTCCAAAAGTCCCATTTCGTTGGCCTTCTTGATCTCCTCAATGTTGGCCGTATCGATAAAAAATTTCATGATTCCTCCCGTATCAATCGGCATCCCGATACTGCAATGTTAATGACCGTCTTGACATTTTACCTTTTTCAAAGATCTCTTCCACTTGACCTCTCAACCACTCATCCCTCTTACCTCTTGAACCCTTCCATTCAGCGGCAGGACCTCCTGCCCATCTTCCGCGAGACGGTCAAGCAATTCTCGGACAGTGATATTAAAAAAAGGATGGACCACCTCCGGAGCGATATCAGCCAAAGGGACGAGGACAAAACGCCTCAAGTGCATGAGGGGATGTGGGACCTCAAGTCCCTCCTCCCGGATAACCTGATCACCATACAACAAGATATCCAAATCAATGACGCGAGGGCCCCATTTCTCCACCCGCACACGACCCATTTCCCTTTCAATAGCCAATAACCTGGTGAGCAGTATCCGGGCCTCCACTTCCACGTCCAGGGCAACAGCCCCGTTTACGTACCAATCCTGCTCTATCACCCCAACAGGCCTGGTGTGGTACCAATCGGACACCCGGATGACGCGGCATCCCGGAAGCCTTTCGATCC from Deltaproteobacteria bacterium includes the following:
- the fsa gene encoding fructose-6-phosphate aldolase, which codes for MKFFIDTANIEEIKKANEMGLLDGVTTNPSLVAREGRDFKELIQEICSIVDGPVNAEVVSTDAEGMVREARDLAALAENIVVKIPLIKEGLRAVKTLSEDGIRTNVTLCFSPIQALMAAKAGASYISPFIGRLDDISQRGMSLVEQIMTIYENYGYETEVLVASVRNPVHVLEAALIGADIATIPFKVMEQLINHPLTDIGLEKFLADWRKMG
- the folK gene encoding 2-amino-4-hydroxy-6-hydroxymethyldihydropteridine diphosphokinase yields the protein MGFHHSGHGFPTEVKRVTAYIGIGSNLGDSLKHCHVAVDRIERLPGCRVIRVSDWYHTRPVGVIEQDWYVNGAVALDVEVEARILLTRLLAIEREMGRVRVEKWGPRVIDLDILLYGDQVIREEGLEVPHPLMHLRRFVLVPLADIAPEVVHPFFNITVRELLDRLAEDGQEVLPLNGRVQEVRGMSG